The following proteins are encoded in a genomic region of Zea mays cultivar B73 chromosome 9, Zm-B73-REFERENCE-NAM-5.0, whole genome shotgun sequence:
- the LOC100276991 gene encoding adenylyl-sulfate kinase isoform X3, whose amino-acid sequence MASLPVPHTLPRVSPAIVGAARGRAAVRVRTATAALGGGCGGGGGMEQRHGDAPHSPVKEKPVMSNIGKSTNILWHNCLIGQSDRQKLLGQKGCVVWITGLSGSGKSTLACALSRELHCRGHLTYVLDGDNLRHGLNRDLSFKAEDRAENIRRVGEVAKLFADAGVICIASLISPYRRDRDACRALLPHSNFIEVFIDLPLKICEARDPKGLYKLARTGKIKGFTGIDDPYEPPINDSN is encoded by the exons ATGGCCTCACTCCCCGTTCCTCACACTCTTCCGCGGGTCTCGCCAGCGATAGTGGGCGCCGCGAGGGGGAGGGCCGCGGTGCGCGTACGCACTGCCACCGCGGCATTGGGCGGTgggtgcggcggcggcggcggaatgGAGCAGCGCCACGGGGATGCCCCGCACAGCCCAG TGAAGGAGAAGCCTGTAATGTCAAACATTGGGAAATCGACTAATATTTTATGGCACAATTGCTTGATTGGACAATCTGATAGACAGAAATTGCTGGGACAAAAAGGCTGTGTCGTATGGATAACAGGACTCAGTGGTTCAG ggAAAAGTACTCTTGCATGTGCACTGAGTCGTGAGTTGCATTGCAGAGGCCACCTCACGTATGTACTTGATGGTGACAACCTCAGACATGGCCTAAATAGAGATTTAAGCTTTAAGGCAGAAGACCGTGCAGAAAATATACGAAGAGTTG GTGAAGTGGCAAAGCTTTTCGCTGATGCTGGTGTCATATGCATTGCTAGCTTGATATCTCCATACAGGAGAGATCGTGATGCATGCCGTGCTCTACTTCCACATTCTAACTTTATTGAA GTATTTATTGATTTGCCCCTAAAAATTTGTGAAGCTCGTGATCCTAAAGGCCTATACAAGCTTGCACGTACAGGAAAGATTAAAG GTTTCACTGGAATTGATGATCCATACGAACCACCAATTAATG ATAGTAATTAA
- the LOC100276991 gene encoding adenylyl-sulfate kinase isoform X2 has protein sequence MASLPVPHTLPRVSPAIVGAARGRAAVRVRTATAALGGGCGGGGGMEQRHGDAPHSPVKEKPVMSNIGKSTNILWHNCLIGQSDRQKLLGQKGCVVWITGLSGSEFALFQELACWSKLTLPGDCLATINQRKSTLACALSRELHCRGHLTYVLDGDNLRHGLNRDLSFKAEDRAENIRRVGEVAKLFADAGVICIASLISPYRRDRDACRALLPHSNFIEVFIDLPLKICEARDPKGLYKLARTGKIKGFTGIDDPYEPPINDSN, from the exons ATGGCCTCACTCCCCGTTCCTCACACTCTTCCGCGGGTCTCGCCAGCGATAGTGGGCGCCGCGAGGGGGAGGGCCGCGGTGCGCGTACGCACTGCCACCGCGGCATTGGGCGGTgggtgcggcggcggcggcggaatgGAGCAGCGCCACGGGGATGCCCCGCACAGCCCAG TGAAGGAGAAGCCTGTAATGTCAAACATTGGGAAATCGACTAATATTTTATGGCACAATTGCTTGATTGGACAATCTGATAGACAGAAATTGCTGGGACAAAAAGGCTGTGTCGTATGGATAACAGGACTCAGTGGTTCAG AATTTGCATTGTTTCAAGAACTTGCATGTTGGTCTAAGTTAACACTTCCTGGTGACTGTTTGGCTACCATTAACCAAA ggAAAAGTACTCTTGCATGTGCACTGAGTCGTGAGTTGCATTGCAGAGGCCACCTCACGTATGTACTTGATGGTGACAACCTCAGACATGGCCTAAATAGAGATTTAAGCTTTAAGGCAGAAGACCGTGCAGAAAATATACGAAGAGTTG GTGAAGTGGCAAAGCTTTTCGCTGATGCTGGTGTCATATGCATTGCTAGCTTGATATCTCCATACAGGAGAGATCGTGATGCATGCCGTGCTCTACTTCCACATTCTAACTTTATTGAA GTATTTATTGATTTGCCCCTAAAAATTTGTGAAGCTCGTGATCCTAAAGGCCTATACAAGCTTGCACGTACAGGAAAGATTAAAG GTTTCACTGGAATTGATGATCCATACGAACCACCAATTAATG ATAGTAATTAA
- the LOC100276991 gene encoding adenylyl-sulfate kinase isoform X1: MASLPVPHTLPRVSPAIVGAARGRAAVRVRTATAALGGGCGGGGGMEQRHGDAPHSPVKEKPVMSNIGKSTNILWHNCLIGQSDRQKLLGQKGCVVWITGLSGSEFALFQELACWSKLTLPGDCLATINQRKSTLACALSRELHCRGHLTYVLDGDNLRHGLNRDLSFKAEDRAENIRRVGEVAKLFADAGVICIASLISPYRRDRDACRALLPHSNFIEVFIDLPLKICEARDPKGLYKLARTGKIKGFTGIDDPYEPPINGEIVIKMKDGECPSPKAMAKQVLCYLEENGYLQA, translated from the exons ATGGCCTCACTCCCCGTTCCTCACACTCTTCCGCGGGTCTCGCCAGCGATAGTGGGCGCCGCGAGGGGGAGGGCCGCGGTGCGCGTACGCACTGCCACCGCGGCATTGGGCGGTgggtgcggcggcggcggcggaatgGAGCAGCGCCACGGGGATGCCCCGCACAGCCCAG TGAAGGAGAAGCCTGTAATGTCAAACATTGGGAAATCGACTAATATTTTATGGCACAATTGCTTGATTGGACAATCTGATAGACAGAAATTGCTGGGACAAAAAGGCTGTGTCGTATGGATAACAGGACTCAGTGGTTCAG AATTTGCATTGTTTCAAGAACTTGCATGTTGGTCTAAGTTAACACTTCCTGGTGACTGTTTGGCTACCATTAACCAAA ggAAAAGTACTCTTGCATGTGCACTGAGTCGTGAGTTGCATTGCAGAGGCCACCTCACGTATGTACTTGATGGTGACAACCTCAGACATGGCCTAAATAGAGATTTAAGCTTTAAGGCAGAAGACCGTGCAGAAAATATACGAAGAGTTG GTGAAGTGGCAAAGCTTTTCGCTGATGCTGGTGTCATATGCATTGCTAGCTTGATATCTCCATACAGGAGAGATCGTGATGCATGCCGTGCTCTACTTCCACATTCTAACTTTATTGAA GTATTTATTGATTTGCCCCTAAAAATTTGTGAAGCTCGTGATCCTAAAGGCCTATACAAGCTTGCACGTACAGGAAAGATTAAAG GTTTCACTGGAATTGATGATCCATACGAACCACCAATTAATGGTGAG ATAGTAATTAAGATGAAAGATGGGGAATGCCCTTCACCCAAAGCAATGGCCAAGCAAGTTCTATGCTACCTTGAAGAGAACGGATATTTGCAAGCTTAG
- the LOC100276991 gene encoding adenylyl-sulfate kinase isoform 2 (isoform 2 is encoded by transcript variant 2), with translation MASLPVPHTLPRVSPAIVGAARGRAAVRVRTATAALGGGCGGGGGMEQRHGDAPHSPGKSTLACALSRELHCRGHLTYVLDGDNLRHGLNRDLSFKAEDRAENIRRVGEVAKLFADAGVICIASLISPYRRDRDACRALLPHSNFIEVFIDLPLKICEARDPKGLYKLARTGKIKGFTGIDDPYEPPINGEIVIKMKDGECPSPKAMAKQVLCYLEENGYLQA, from the exons ATGGCCTCACTCCCCGTTCCTCACACTCTTCCGCGGGTCTCGCCAGCGATAGTGGGCGCCGCGAGGGGGAGGGCCGCGGTGCGCGTACGCACTGCCACCGCGGCATTGGGCGGTgggtgcggcggcggcggcggaatgGAGCAGCGCCACGGGGATGCCCCGCACAGCCCAG ggAAAAGTACTCTTGCATGTGCACTGAGTCGTGAGTTGCATTGCAGAGGCCACCTCACGTATGTACTTGATGGTGACAACCTCAGACATGGCCTAAATAGAGATTTAAGCTTTAAGGCAGAAGACCGTGCAGAAAATATACGAAGAGTTG GTGAAGTGGCAAAGCTTTTCGCTGATGCTGGTGTCATATGCATTGCTAGCTTGATATCTCCATACAGGAGAGATCGTGATGCATGCCGTGCTCTACTTCCACATTCTAACTTTATTGAA GTATTTATTGATTTGCCCCTAAAAATTTGTGAAGCTCGTGATCCTAAAGGCCTATACAAGCTTGCACGTACAGGAAAGATTAAAG GTTTCACTGGAATTGATGATCCATACGAACCACCAATTAATGGTGAG ATAGTAATTAAGATGAAAGATGGGGAATGCCCTTCACCCAAAGCAATGGCCAAGCAAGTTCTATGCTACCTTGAAGAGAACGGATATTTGCAAGCTTAG
- the LOC100276991 gene encoding adenylyl-sulfate kinase isoform 1 (isoform 1 is encoded by transcript variant 1): MASLPVPHTLPRVSPAIVGAARGRAAVRVRTATAALGGGCGGGGGMEQRHGDAPHSPVKEKPVMSNIGKSTNILWHNCLIGQSDRQKLLGQKGCVVWITGLSGSGKSTLACALSRELHCRGHLTYVLDGDNLRHGLNRDLSFKAEDRAENIRRVGEVAKLFADAGVICIASLISPYRRDRDACRALLPHSNFIEVFIDLPLKICEARDPKGLYKLARTGKIKGFTGIDDPYEPPINGEIVIKMKDGECPSPKAMAKQVLCYLEENGYLQA, translated from the exons ATGGCCTCACTCCCCGTTCCTCACACTCTTCCGCGGGTCTCGCCAGCGATAGTGGGCGCCGCGAGGGGGAGGGCCGCGGTGCGCGTACGCACTGCCACCGCGGCATTGGGCGGTgggtgcggcggcggcggcggaatgGAGCAGCGCCACGGGGATGCCCCGCACAGCCCAG TGAAGGAGAAGCCTGTAATGTCAAACATTGGGAAATCGACTAATATTTTATGGCACAATTGCTTGATTGGACAATCTGATAGACAGAAATTGCTGGGACAAAAAGGCTGTGTCGTATGGATAACAGGACTCAGTGGTTCAG ggAAAAGTACTCTTGCATGTGCACTGAGTCGTGAGTTGCATTGCAGAGGCCACCTCACGTATGTACTTGATGGTGACAACCTCAGACATGGCCTAAATAGAGATTTAAGCTTTAAGGCAGAAGACCGTGCAGAAAATATACGAAGAGTTG GTGAAGTGGCAAAGCTTTTCGCTGATGCTGGTGTCATATGCATTGCTAGCTTGATATCTCCATACAGGAGAGATCGTGATGCATGCCGTGCTCTACTTCCACATTCTAACTTTATTGAA GTATTTATTGATTTGCCCCTAAAAATTTGTGAAGCTCGTGATCCTAAAGGCCTATACAAGCTTGCACGTACAGGAAAGATTAAAG GTTTCACTGGAATTGATGATCCATACGAACCACCAATTAATGGTGAG ATAGTAATTAAGATGAAAGATGGGGAATGCCCTTCACCCAAAGCAATGGCCAAGCAAGTTCTATGCTACCTTGAAGAGAACGGATATTTGCAAGCTTAG
- the LOC100276991 gene encoding adenylyl-sulfate kinase isoform X4: MSNIGKSTNILWHNCLIGQSDRQKLLGQKGCVVWITGLSGSEFALFQELACWSKLTLPGDCLATINQRKSTLACALSRELHCRGHLTYVLDGDNLRHGLNRDLSFKAEDRAENIRRVGEVAKLFADAGVICIASLISPYRRDRDACRALLPHSNFIEVFIDLPLKICEARDPKGLYKLARTGKIKGFTGIDDPYEPPINGEIVIKMKDGECPSPKAMAKQVLCYLEENGYLQA, from the exons ATGTCAAACATTGGGAAATCGACTAATATTTTATGGCACAATTGCTTGATTGGACAATCTGATAGACAGAAATTGCTGGGACAAAAAGGCTGTGTCGTATGGATAACAGGACTCAGTGGTTCAG AATTTGCATTGTTTCAAGAACTTGCATGTTGGTCTAAGTTAACACTTCCTGGTGACTGTTTGGCTACCATTAACCAAA ggAAAAGTACTCTTGCATGTGCACTGAGTCGTGAGTTGCATTGCAGAGGCCACCTCACGTATGTACTTGATGGTGACAACCTCAGACATGGCCTAAATAGAGATTTAAGCTTTAAGGCAGAAGACCGTGCAGAAAATATACGAAGAGTTG GTGAAGTGGCAAAGCTTTTCGCTGATGCTGGTGTCATATGCATTGCTAGCTTGATATCTCCATACAGGAGAGATCGTGATGCATGCCGTGCTCTACTTCCACATTCTAACTTTATTGAA GTATTTATTGATTTGCCCCTAAAAATTTGTGAAGCTCGTGATCCTAAAGGCCTATACAAGCTTGCACGTACAGGAAAGATTAAAG GTTTCACTGGAATTGATGATCCATACGAACCACCAATTAATGGTGAG ATAGTAATTAAGATGAAAGATGGGGAATGCCCTTCACCCAAAGCAATGGCCAAGCAAGTTCTATGCTACCTTGAAGAGAACGGATATTTGCAAGCTTAG